A window of the Desulfovulcanus ferrireducens genome harbors these coding sequences:
- a CDS encoding class II glutamine amidotransferase, whose product MNNPCLSITEYKRKIFATKEYLREKDISGCGLFGVIHRHKKTLPGNVAIDAIAVQHDRGNGLGGGFAAYGIYPELADKYALHLMCDDQAALERAEDIIRKYFVIHLSEPIPVRKTLGVINPPVLWRFFVQVRIDRPAWVHLSENDYVVSVVMLVNKKVPGAYIFSSGKNMGAFKGVGFPEDIGEFFRLDEYKGYIWTAHNRFPTNTPGWWGGAHPFTLLDWSIVHNGEISSYGINKRYLCQHDYECTLMTDTEVVAYLLDLLIRKHGLSKKMASKVFAPPFWDEIERMDEEEKAAYTALRMVYGSALLNGPFAILYSDGKSLTGLNDRIKLRPLIVAEKDELVYMASEDCSIRSVCPDPDKLWAPKAGEPVIVEVEE is encoded by the coding sequence ATGAATAATCCCTGTTTGTCCATTACAGAGTATAAGAGAAAGATTTTTGCGACGAAGGAATATTTACGCGAAAAAGATATTTCAGGATGCGGTCTCTTTGGTGTAATTCATAGGCACAAAAAAACCTTGCCAGGAAATGTGGCTATTGATGCCATCGCTGTACAGCATGACCGTGGTAATGGTCTTGGTGGCGGTTTTGCCGCATATGGTATTTACCCGGAGTTAGCTGACAAATATGCATTGCATTTGATGTGTGATGACCAGGCTGCTTTGGAGAGAGCCGAGGATATTATTAGAAAATATTTTGTCATTCATCTTTCTGAACCCATACCAGTACGCAAGACCTTGGGTGTAATTAATCCGCCTGTCTTGTGGCGTTTTTTTGTGCAGGTGCGAATAGACAGGCCAGCCTGGGTACATTTGAGTGAAAATGACTATGTTGTTTCAGTAGTAATGTTGGTGAATAAAAAGGTCCCTGGAGCGTATATCTTTTCCAGTGGCAAAAATATGGGAGCTTTTAAAGGAGTAGGATTTCCCGAAGATATTGGTGAATTCTTCCGCCTGGACGAATATAAAGGTTATATCTGGACTGCTCACAACCGTTTTCCCACCAACACCCCTGGATGGTGGGGCGGAGCCCATCCTTTTACTCTCCTGGACTGGTCCATAGTGCATAATGGTGAGATTTCTTCTTACGGTATAAATAAGCGCTACTTATGCCAGCACGACTACGAGTGTACCCTGATGACCGATACGGAAGTCGTTGCTTATTTATTGGACCTCCTTATCCGAAAACACGGCCTGAGTAAAAAAATGGCCTCAAAAGTCTTTGCGCCTCCGTTCTGGGACGAAATCGAACGTATGGATGAGGAAGAGAAAGCAGCTTACACTGCACTAAGGATGGTTTATGGTTCAGCCCTGCTCAATGGCCCCTTTGCTATACTATATTCTGACGGTAAAAGTTTAACCGGCTTAAATGACCGAATAAAGCTCAGGCCTTTGATCGTGGCTGAAAAAGATGAGTTAGTCTATATGGCCAGTGAAGATTGTTCCATAAGAAGTGTATGTCCGGATCCAGATAAGTTATGGGCCCCAAAAGCTGGAGAACCTGTTATCGTGGAGGTTGAGGAATAA